The following nucleotide sequence is from Mechercharimyces sp. CAU 1602.
GTTGGGATAACGCACCACAGGAATCGTTTTTTGGTCATTTTAAAGATGAGACCTATATCAAGCAATGCGAATCCTTGGAGGACTTAAAAAGAGAGGTGAAGAGCTATATGACCTACTACAATCACTATAGACACCAATGGAATTTAAAGAAGATGAGCCCTGTTCAATACAGAGATCATCTTCTTAAGACTGCCTAGGCTTTTTTAAAATGTCCTTTACAAAGGGTATACTTTACTTTAACGAGTCTCTCCGGCTTTTTCCACGTAAGTTATCAAAAGGGTTAATTATAGTTAGTCATAGTATACTCTCTCATATCTCTTTCTATTCACCCTATGAGATGGAATACTGTGATATAATTATTTACGAGAATTGGACATATGATCCGGGCGGCGTGGAGCCTATGTCAGCAAACGAAGTGCTAGGAATACTGACTTTCGTTGTGTTGCTCCTCGGTTTACTTATCAAAGTGGCTGAGTTTATGCTCAACATACGAAAAAAGTAATCTATCCGCCCGTGGTCTCCCAAACCTAAAGGGGAAGATTACTTTTTTGTCGTTACCCTGATAGGTTCGGCTTAACGCCGCTCTGTGTCCATGCAATTTCTCCGTGAGTGGCAGGTGCGCGAACACCTGCCACTTTTCATTATACCGTCATTATATCATTATTTTTAGCTTTTGTCTCTTGAGCTTATTATATCCCTAGATAATTCAAATATTCAACCGGACAGCTCAAAACATCAGTCAAGTCTCCCCTTTA
It contains:
- a CDS encoding IS3 family transposase, with protein sequence WDNAPQESFFGHFKDETYIKQCESLEDLKREVKSYMTYYNHYRHQWNLKKMSPVQYRDHLLKTA